Genomic DNA from Enoplosus armatus isolate fEnoArm2 chromosome 7, fEnoArm2.hap1, whole genome shotgun sequence:
GGGTGAGCGGACTGGTAGAAAAAGATGCCATGGGATTGACCATGGTGTGAGCAactgaaatcaatcaaatcaagtACACACATTCCCCAGAATAGTGCACAAAGTTACCAGAGCTTAAGTTTTACTTTAATATAACATGGATTTAATATAGCTGACATATTCACTTACTGAGGTTTCTCAAATAAACTATTACTCAACCCACCTGTACTCTGTCAGCTATTGACATGATTGCTATGCCACAGTCTAGCAAACATttgatgcagtgttttttgtgGTATTACTTTATCACCCCGAAAGAAGCGGCTGTACAGGATGTGCAACTGTCTTTTATCTTTTCACACTAATAATAGCAGCAGTGCCATGTAATCACAGATGAAAACGTTAAAAGAATAGTGTgccttaataaaatgaaaacaacactgatgcaCAGTGAGCTTACATGCACATAGTTAAAAAGTTAGCCTGATGTGAATGAAAACTTTATGACAAAAAACAGTTTCTCTGAGCAGCGTTCGTGCAGCACCTTGTACTCAGCACTGACCTATTTGCCATTCCCTCCTTTATCTGCAAGTGGGTCAAGAACTCTGAACTCCACCAAGccccatctctctcactctccttcacacacaacaCGCTATGGTATTTATTTCCTCTGCTcgcctctcttctcctctcagtcaCAGTCtaaagacagagtgtgtgtgtgtgtgtgttgatgtcttTGGAGTGCTTACCAAATAGGCAGAAAATGTTTCCCGGGCCCTATCTGCCTCCCCTGCCTGCCGGCCAGCTCTGCTGCCTCCGTCTCTGGGCAGGGCTAGAGCTTTACCAGACAGGAAACTTGCAAGTGGCCCTAGTCATACAGGCAAGCCCTTGCCTGAtcccacacaaacagacacctacccccccaaccaccaccaccccccacccccctctgttTTCAGCCCACAACTCGGCTCCGCATCCCCTGCTCTCATTGGCTTGACAGCTGCTCACTCACCACACCTCCTTGTCGGGATAGGCTGGCGGCTGTTCCCTTTCCTGGATGGCCAACGGCAAGGCACTCTGGGATATAGAGTTCTGAAACCTCATTCGACCTGCTTTACAGCCCCCGCTGTGGACTACGAGTCCCAGCTCTCTCTGCCCTCACCACCCCCACTATCTCCAAGCCTGCTCTAACGTAAGCACTCAGGGCTGAATTATACACTACAGTATGTTGCTAGCAGGCTGCCAGGTATTAAAGTACAGACCAGCCATCAAACAGGGCCGAGCTTCGTATGAAAATCATTTCAGCCTCAACTGTCAGAGCAGCAACCAAACACTAGAGGTGGATTCTTTCATCAGCTCACACTCCACTGACATTTCAGACACACTTAAAACTCCTGACCTAAATTATGACTTATTCCTATTCCAAACAGTCTAATGCCACTACAACATGCTCTGCGCACACAGCACACAACTTGCCCCGCACTGAGCATTTCAATCGCCACTGTCCCGAAAAGTTGTTGCTATTGCTTATACCTTgtcaaatataattatttttggTTCCTCCTTCCCCTCGTTCAgtacccccccaccctctctcaaGAGCccccatccccctcctcctcctccttctctaaGTGCTTCCACCTGCCTGAAAAGTTAATGCCTTGAACACATCCTATAAACTTTATCTCAAGATTCCCCAGAGGTAAATAGCAGTACAGAGGAAGTACTTTAggaggattaaaaaaagaggaaccTTGACTAGGGACTATTGCTGCgacccacctctcctctccggccaacccccccaccctgctctcctttctgtccccctccctcattcctccctctctcctctcctcctctgccctgcTCCCCTCTGGTCGACAGGCCCAGGGCAGACAGCGCGGGGATGGCAGGGTGCCTTTAGCTCACCTGCGATGGCCGTGGTGAAGCTTGTTGTGGGTTAGCtcagccctctcctctcctcctctccctctcactgttGTGCAGCTTAAAGCCCCGTATGCGCTAaccaagcagcagcagatcaaCTCAATTCCCTTCCTGGTTTCTGGAGGGCAAAGAggtccctccctttctctctctctctctcactcactctctctccctctcccttaaAGAAACAGCAATccccctccgcctcctctccctcctccctctgcgaAGCAAAAGTAAAGTGGAAATTTCTTTGCGCTCAAAAGTGGACAGTTGTCAAAGTCATAAACTCAATCAGAGATTACACAAATCATTAACCCCTTACTTCCCACCCTGTGGTTTCACTATGAATGTCAGCCAATGTTTCCCTCTATGGACACTCAAATGTTTGGTTTAAGGGTAAATGAGTTGTAACTCTTGTCAATTCTCACCCGCCTCATCTCTCACTACTCCTTTCCTTTTCTATGTGAGCCGAGTCGCACCCACCCATCCTATTGCCTGAGGTCATGGTGTCCCACCCCAAAAGCAAGCCTTGGCACATTCCAGCGCATACAGTAGGGGCTGCCAGCAACCCCCTTGATACACTTTCTGGCTTGGCCCAGTCTCTGTACATAATACCTGCCAAGCTCCAACAGGTGAGGCATCATAGAAGACATTACTAAGTCGAAAAGTGTCTTATCCACTGAGGGGAATGGCAAGTTCCCATGTGTAAATTTACAGCTATTGCACTTGATGTTGCGCCACTTCCAACCGCCCACCCACACGCCCCCTCAGTGAGTGCAAGCCAGCCATTGTGCCACGGAGTGGGATGGAGCACAAGATGTATTCGATGATTCTGTTGCACCATAAACCATCCAAACACACCTCTGAAAACACTTTTAAGTCATATatttcatgcacacacttgAGAAAAAGGGCTTTTCATGATGTTGCTGCCTGTAAACAATGGCCTTTTGGCTCCAGTCTCACAGGAGCCGTGTCCCACAGTGCAGCAAGGCTTGACACTGGCTTGGCACTGCACAGATAACCATGCAGGGGAATAAAGGGGTTATTTGGCAGAGAGAGGTAGTGACACACCCTCTGCCTAGAGGGCACTATTCAGCACTGTCTCTGCATAAGCACAGGGGAGTCGCAGCCGTAAaacttcagaaacacacatcgATTGCAGTACTTGGACATTTGGTGCCATCGCTTGCTGTAATTTGCAGTGCTAAGTGAAGAGGATGCAGGTGAATAAGTTGCAGCctaagtgaaatgaaaacaccagGATATACACtttcacataaatacacaatatttaCACAAGTTGCCTTCTATTCACTTTGACCCTGATTACCCACAGTCCAAATGAGTTCTCAGCCCATGGCAGTCTGAGATGATGTCAGACATTTTTATGGCAATGTCGCCTCTCAGTCCAATATAAATTGGTCTTCTCTAACACCAGACACCCCACATCaaatctgtgtttgtcattACTGTCTGAATGATGGTTTTGGTTAAATCTAGCCAAAAAAAGGAGGCAGTTAACAAGATGCAGATCACTGCTTGACCTCCTACCAAAGGCTGAAACAGTTAATGGTTGtacatgtaaaaatgtgccTGCGGCTGTAGGCTTTCACTAAACAAAGTCCTGGGGTCACTGGGAAACAGTTAATATTAACGTTACTCTCTAAGTAGCGTTAGGTTATAATATCGAGTTTAAAATTCAGAGTTACCCCGAAGTTGGACTTGTTTTATTGGTGAGGCACAAACTTTGTCACCCAGCTGTGTCTGAAAAGCTCGAGcaagttaaatattttttaataactttaagACTCCTTCCTCATAAACCGGTAAtaagctaacttagctagctaacgttacccAGAACGCCACTAAATGTTGAACCGAGGTGGcgctaaaatatatatattaaaaatatgtaatGAAAAGAAGTATATCAAAAAGACCAATTACCAGGTAGAAGTAGTCTGCACTCAACTCGTCACCCATCCCTCAAACTGTGCCATCAGTTTATTGAAAGTTAGCTAACAGGTACAATTAAGCATAGgtattgttgctatggttacctgcacTTTGCGCACTGATGCCTGGAACCATGTTTATTTTAGCagacacctgccagccaatcacaaaCGACTGCATCCacaggttagggttaggagtTGGGAAACATCATCCAGGTTATGCATGAAAGTGAGTCTGAATATTAAAATATCCGGAAAACAACATATACACACTACAACCAGGGCCTTAGCAAGGATTTTGGAAATGCTGGTCACGAGTCCAAGTCCCCCCAGCACCTACTGCCTGCCCTGTAAAAGTTTGACCTGACCAACAAGTTTCTAAAAttattaattgttaattattgactgtttatatttaatttattgttaACTGTCTAATTATATTTTGTCAactataaaaatatgtattttatacatttgataTCCCTACATAGTCTAAATTCCATCAAAGCCTTCTTCACACTCTCAAAGCTGTGGTGGggaaatagtttttatttttattgcaatGACAATTTAAATGACTCAGAGGGTATTGGAATTATTTTATGAAATACTCACCATGTTTAGAAGAACAAACTATCCACCAGGTTGCTTTTTTCCTGGAAAAATACaaaggacatgacctcagtgctCTCAATAGTAGCTATGGCCCTGACATCAGttaatattgttttgttgaaaaggGATAAATAAATTTAGTagtctggtaaaaaaaaatccagaaaatgTGTACCTCCAGTTTTAGTCTATTAGAGACATAGCTGCATAGTAATGATGACATAGTAGATTTCAATGGCTGCTAGAAATGAATAACTTACAGTACATTCACAaataagttttattttaatctttttatacattataaCCATAtccaacacatttttatattataataaaatgactCCTCTCCCTTGTCATTTACATAAATCAAAAATTTGTATATTAAGACTGCAAAATAGTACTCCTGTAACTTTTGTATATATCTTTGTACACATACAAGTGACAATGCATTCATTTTGCTCTGAACGAACGCACATTTTTGGGGGAATAAGAAAGGGCAGCCATAAGCAGAGAGAATACAAGAGCTCTAGCAAGACGGCAGGCTAGCAAgtaacaccaccaccaccaccatgtgACCAACACTGACCTGGGTTAAAATATTCAGTCAATCCCTTTTACTACTTGAAGCGTCTGAAGTTCCACTCAAAGTCGGTTTGTACTTTTACCACAATTAATTGGGTTAAATCACAGGGAAAgggttttcatttgtttttcaacccAAATCTTTTTCAAAAGCACGCCACTAGGCTGGTTGTGTCCCAAGAGAAAGCTTGGAGCGCCACACGTAGCAGTACAATGAGAACATAACCAAATACACTTCAGGGGAAAGTACAGAccaacaacaaagagaaaaaaaagttaaatcagTCAACGTGATTGAAATCTCATTTCGACATTGCAGAGATTCAGGCTTTTGATAAAAACACCAGCTAATCATCCCCATCATGACCTTGGGAAATAAAATACACGTACAGTATTAGAAAGATAATAAACCATGCTATATCATCCCATGAACACATTTTGATCATTGTTTTCTCAATGTCAATAAAGACATTCTGGCATATATCAGGCCTCCACAGCATGTGCCTCCTCCCATACGAGAGACACGGTGCAGGATGTGAATTGAAATGCATGTCGAGGAAACAATGTCAACACAATCAGTGTAGATcactggatgaaaaaaaaaataatccaaacaTTCATACATTGATATACTGTTCATGAATGTGCATACAAAAAAACTGATTAGGCATCGAAAAACTAGTCATGAGTACCCTCTTTGGTTTGTGACACTGTTCACAAAGTGATCTTTAGAGTGATCGCTCATTTACCAAAACGTGAAAATGACTCCTTATTCGAACATTTGTCCTGCACTCTAGACTAAAATTTGATTATTATATTGGAGGTAATTGCAAGGTCTCCGCAGAGAACGTTTTAGCATGAATACGtttgaaaaacatattaaatcAAAGTAGCTGCATTCACCTTCAATAAAACCAATTGTAGATAATATGTttggatttctgtctgtttggaaACCTCTACAGCAGGTCATTTATTAAAATACAGTCCCACAAGCCATCAACTGTTGTGTTACAAAATATTAATACAGAATATTCAACAATACAAAAGAAGTTTGTCAATCAATGCAAATTCAGCAGACACACTGGCAGCCCTTCAGTGCTTTACATCCTCTGTAGCAGTGTGGAAAAGTGAGCTGTGGCTACTCTTGACACTGGCATGGTGAAGCTGTGGTCTTACTGTACAATGACTCAACGGGCCCTGCTGCTGGTGAAGAAATaaatgagggagggaggccAAAACCGTTTTACCCAAGAGCAAGATGAAAAAagtgccaatgtgtgtgtgtgatggcttgtgtaagtgtatgtgcagtatatttatgtgtatgcAAGCCAGACCCAGAGGTGTGGTCGGGGCAGTGGGGGCCTGTTCACTCAGTGCCGCGGGTGGGAGTACTGGGCTGGTTGAGGCCCATGGTTTTACACAACCAGCCGGCAAAGTCCACTTCCTCTACTTCTGATCGTTTGATGAACGTGTGACTCtgaaagaaaaccagaaaaggGGCACAATTGTTTGCACTGCTAGCTTTcattaatacaaaaaataataaccaaATTAATTGAACTATCAGATGAACGACAAAGTTCAGGTACCCACCATCAGCATCTTCAGATCTGCTCTCTCAGCTGGGTTTTTGAtcaaactgcacacacaaatgacatCAAAAAGTTTACTGACATGAGAGACTATAGAACTGCTTCTGTCAATGAcggattattattttttaaattttttttctccaaaataataaattaactGCCGTCTTCATATCACATAAAATTTAAATACTCTACACTATCCACTTGCCATGATTCATTTTTTCTTAAAGCAGATAAGTGCTTGTTTGGTAGCTCACTCTAAAAATGCCAACACTCACCATTTTGTCACAAAGTCCTGGAAGTCGTTGGTGAAGACCCCAAGTGGCAGTTTAGGAGGCGGCTGAGGAGGAACCAAGAATCAAAAGatcaaaaacagaacaatgaaagcaaacatggacagtgtgcttgtgtgtagagagataaaaatatgtgtgtgtttacgagAATATGTTGTGCAAATCAGCGCTTTCTCAGACCTCATTCACGATGTAGTCCAGAAGCTCAAAGATAGCCATGGCGGGTCTACTGTCCATCCCATGTCCTGTGGAGAAGTCGTATATCAAGGACACAATTACAATTTATTGCCTGGAacaaattcatttaaataatatCTTAAGCATGCTTATCCAATTACATCTGAAAGCTTTTATcctgaaaacatgaatgtaaaaatgctgTCACGGCTAAGTCTGTACAAATCTACATGTATGCGTTTCATACCGCTCACGGGCCTGCCTGGAGGTCTGGGCCTCTGCATGTTGGTGTGTGGTTCTCCCTCGGCCCCGTCCATAACGGCCCGTCCAAAGATGGCCTCCAGCTCTTTGGCTTCTGGTGAGGGGATGGGGTAGCGGCCAATCGCCAGCTCCACCAGAGACAGACCCATGCTCCACACGTCAGACTGAACAGAGTAGTGAGTGCCCTGCAGTCTCTCCGGCTGTTGAGAAACACACGATCTACGTCAGAGGGAGCAGGTAGAGCCAAGATGCCAGGCAGGAGAGAGGGTTGGGCAGAGGGCTGGGTGGGGACGgcacaggaagtggaggagaggataatgggaggggaagaggaggaggtgggtgtTATGGCAAGGAGAGTTGGGGTGTGGTGAGGGCATGAGGACAGAGGATGGGAGGGTTTGGCAGGAAGTGAAGAGTAGCTTTTGACTGTTTCAGTTAGGAGGGTGAGCaagggcaggtgtgtgtgttgggaatTATGATGAAAGGGCAAGTGTCTCTACACCACTGGTGCTTTGTGGGTAGGATGGGACAGAAAAGCAGCTTTCGGCACTGCACCCACCAGGTGTCTAAGAATGAGGGAAAAGAAGGACGAGAAAGATCGAGCACAGTTGCCTCGCTCTTTGCCAAAGAGTCCTTTCCTGGGCACAGCCCTCAGTTCTTGGCAGGGGAGTGAGGGAGGGCCAGAGCAAGGGAAGGCGGTGGGGCGGGGCCAGTGAACAAGAGCaatgtgagaaaaagaggagaaggaaagtgGGGATAGGGCCAGAGAAAAAGGGGTGGGGGCGCAGCCATGCAGAGCTGACTCACCGACATGTAGGAGCGCGTTCCAACAAAGGAGTTGGCCATGGAATCTATGAGCTGGCCGCTCACTCCAAAGTCGCACAGCTTGATCTCCCCGCGAGAGTTGACCAGGATGTTGGAGGGCTTGACATCTATGTGGCAGAGGGGatgtggacaaacaaacaaattcactCAAATTCAAACAAGTTTTCACTGAGACTTGAGTAAACATGACAGATGAGGTACAGTatgaacacaacactgtacTAGCAACCATTTGAGCTGTGCAATTTTTTTTAGGCGTCAGGATGAAAGGTTACAATAGGAAATCATGACTTAACAAGTAGCGAATATGAACACTGctatgtatgtaagtatatatGAAGATATATGTAGGGGCatgaatgtatatgtgtgtatatatatgacCGAAGTTCACCATATGTACTGCATGTATCTGTATGCATTTCATGTGAGCTTTCTGATACATAGCAAATATCTTCTGCACATTTTGCAACATAGAATGACTTTAGAGACAAATATTAAAGACCAGGACTAAAGTCTGCCATGAAGGATGCCCGCGGGTGGCATGCACAGCACCTCCCAGCTTAGTCTGTGGTGCCGCGTTGATCGGGCAAGGGTGAAAATAGCTACAACTCAAGCTGAGCCCCTGCTATAAACAAGCCTGGGCCTCCACATTTCCCGCTCATCACTTAACAACATCCTTCAAAATAATGGGGTAAAATCGAGCCCTGcaccccgcccccctcctcccacgACCAAGGACACGTGAGGAGTGACTGAGAAAGAAGTGGCATGAAAGAGCGGGAGAATGATGGAGGGAGACACGGAGGGAGGGGTCAACAAGGCGCGGCTGCTGTATAATCACATCTGAGAGGCTGTAATTACTGCTTGAGCTCACAGAGAACTGTTCTAGAGTACCACCGACCCTGTAGCACTGTGAGACACTGAGGTCCGACTGCTGCCTTCACCTTTGCTTTTCGTGACAACACGGCCATGGTTCCTCCCTGGTGTGCTTTGGAAAACCAGTCTGCCTTGGACTTTGCTATGGTGTGACTTGTGATTTTGTTTGAATGCaaagataatgttttttttactgagccttttttgcTTCATGCTACAAATTTCTATGATCAGTAACTCGTGATATTCCCCAAACAATAGCTTGCCTTGTGGTGAGCGTGCTAAAGATCTTAAGATGTTGATGCAGTACATATGGAGGAAAAAGCATGAAGACAATTAATAAAAATTTTGATGAAAAAGTACAGGCACGTCTGGAGCCGGTCTAGTGAATGTGGCGCATTTAAAGTGGTTTCACTAACAAAGAAAGTTCATAGACATTTGGAAATAGCGATCATAGCTACATGCTTTTTATTAGTGTGTTTGAGCATGTTTGAGTGCAGCAAGGATAATGTCAGTGGAAAATTAAAGGATAAtcctgcattttattttttaaatgtgatgtgtaGACTGTAACATTTGTATGCTCTGAAAATCTCTGCTAGTTGCCTCAAAAGCATCTGCAAAATTTAGCCACCTCTAATACTGAAGGGATGGGAATCATTATATTACCCACAACAAACggccattaaaaacaacaactacattGTATTATTTCTAAATGAGGATGACTTTCCTGTAACCTGAACACGACAGAGTTGCCCTATTGGGCATTTCTATACATTTTATGGCTAttaccagaaaaaaacaacccgAACATAGTTCAGATTTATCTTTCTTTAACTACGTTGTAGCCAAGAACCTGTACTTTTTAGCAATAAAAGTCTACTTTGAGAATTCGACTGatcaaaattacaaaaaaacaaaaaaaacaaccttaacCCGAATAATCTTCCTTGTACACACACTAAACAATCATGAGACTGTAGTGAAAAACTATACTGCAGTATAATTCTCAGTCACTATGccataaaatataattaaaagtTTATCTAACAATATTTGTAGTCATCTTGCTCATGGGATATCTGAAGTCAAAGGCTCTTCAGGTTGAAAATAACACTCTGGTTTTAGTAAATTCACAGGATATAAGCAAATAAAAGAACCTAAAATGGGATTGTGTGATAAATGTTGCATTAAATAGAATGCTTGAGATACAATTATGTGATGTGCAAATGAATTAATAGTGCTACTACAACATGAATGTACACAATACTACACTCCACACCTTAATGTCCACATACACTctgatcatcatcataaccCAATAATTCTGTTAGTCTATCACCCAAAAATTTGATTCTATAAACCACACTCAGTATGTCTTGTGCTGTggtgatttgaaaatgttgcagAAGGGATTCTGAGAGCAACGTGATTCATTGCGACTGAAGAACACCCTTACCTCTGTGCATGATCTGGTGCTTCTCCCGTAGGTAGGCTAATCCCCTCAATACCTGTAAACAAGACAGGAAAATCAAACCGCAAccaattttaaaatgacatacaTGTCACATCTGATAAgctgatgatctgaaacatcacataaataaatgcaacagAATAAGTAAACTACATACAGCTATGCTAACTTTTCCCAGGATTTCTTCTGGGATTCTTCTGGCTTCCTTCAAGACCTGGTCCAAGGATCCACCATCCTGTGGAGACAAGATGCACAATAAATATCTGACATATCGTTTTAAAAACATGCACGCAGCTCTTTGGTAACAAATATTTTGCACACGAGTAAAATACTCAAACTTTCCTGTaatttaaaaccacaacataaTGTTATCCAACCACATCAATCCTATGTTCACTGGTAGTAGGCCCTGCTAACAGTCTCTCACCATGTGCTCCATACAGATGCTGATCTCCCCATCGCTGTAAAAGGCCCCATAGAAGCCCACAATGTAGGGTGAGTTGCATTCATGCAGcacctgcagctctctgatAATCTGGTTTCTAATGGCAGGCTTGATTTCCAGGTGGATCAACTGAGGAGGGAAAGAATGACACCATAAACTGCTGttctgacaaaaagaaatgcaaaagatGCCGTTACATCATTTGCTGACCTCCTAACATCCCAAGATAACACATTTCAATAGGTGGTGGTTGGCATAACTATAACACTTTccagcttgtctgtgtgttgtgttagcAAACTCACCACACGCTATTTGGGATTCCACATGTAAAATAGTTTCAATCACTGACACAAACCAGGTGAGTCACACACAGAATGTTTTACAATAGtgataaaaacaatgataaatGCAAGTTCCCATATATCCAAATTGTTTGTCATCATTTGTAGAACTTTTAGGGGAAATTGAATTAGCGTGTCAACACACACCTAAAGGCTTGACAGCCTGCAAGCTCGTGCTTGCtcaatctgctgctgcagtgtccCAATAACTCACTGTAAGTCTACAACACTATAAGAGGCAGATACACCAAACTATATTTGAGAAATTAAAAGAACTATATTGGCAAATGGTGGAAACACAAACTAGTCTGTGCTCTCTGATAGACAAACCATGTGATTGAGGCACTGCTCGTAAATTACCtgaaacatatctttggcaATTCTTCATtgcaatttgtttttatgatacATATGCCGCCAATGACGTATCTGTGACAAGTTAATATTGGCCTATATATTGGCCCAGATGATCTAACAGTTAATCTATTCTATTCCACCATTTAACTTCTCTCCAAACTGTACACTGCAGCCCCGAGTCCATCATGAGGACACATTCATGTCTTGATCTTGTCCAAGTACAGATGATGAGAAATATCACAGCTATAGCCAGGCCCTCAAAATTCTCATTCACGTTAAGAATAACTGCACTGTACtgatgtgttgttattgttgcattCAAATGATGGCGCATGGGGTGCTGTTCTCCACACAGGAAACTGGGTGGCTCCATGCAACCAAGCCAGCACCAGTGCTATGGCACGATAATGAAAACTGAACTGCACTTGAATTCCTACAAACACCTCTGGCGTGTGCATTAATTCAGCTCCCTCCAACTGTCACACTTCTCCTGCaacaaaataattcaacaaatgttcattttcaccTTCCGAGCCATGACCAAACCCGAGGGTTTGTGGCGGACCTTGTTGACCACTCCTCCGTTCCCAGCACCCAACTCACATATGGGGTCAAAATCCTCATCCTTCAGCTCCCCAACCTGAGCTTTCTGGGTGAGAAAGGCTTCCAGTCGTTTCCTCTGTTGCTCGTCCAGGTCAAGCTCGCCCAGTTTCTTTTGTAAGGCCTCAAGGTTGGCTCTGTGGGGAAGAGACAGTTGGTTCAGCAGAGTTtaatacacagagagagagagagagagagagagagagagagagagagagagagagaataagacaGGAACATTTAACAACTATCAAAATGCATAGTACAAAAGTTATACAGTGCTAGCAAAAGCACAACGCAATTACAGACATTCTGTCTTTACCACAGGTACAATTCATTCTAACTCATACTGGGGCTACTCACTCAGATGCAGCATCAATGGTGTTGGAGGTGGCCTGTCCCTCCCCAATGGGCGTTATGTTCAGGGGAACGGGTCTTCTTTTGGGAGCCATTTCAATAACTACCCGAAACGACTTTCTCAAATAACGCACTAACCTGCGGTGAGCTGGTTTCCTTTCTCGAAACTcagtctgagaaaaaaaaaagtaacaggATCAGCTCTAGATGGCTAATAACTtggctagctaatgttagcaaagttAGTATACTTTCGGTAGCATGTCAGTCAGCTATTTCGGTGACATTAAATCGTATCATGCCGAGGTGCTTTCTAAAAGTCAGCTCGTTTTCCGGTTACTTTTAGATTAAACACATTGctatttttctgcttcttctgggTTATCTACCTGCTGCTACTCGCCACTAGCCGCCTAGCTGCTACTAGCTAGCACCAGCTCCTGGAAAAATCGTGCCCTGCGTCTCTCAGTCCTAATGTGCAGCCCCTCGCTCCTCAGCTTTCACAAGACAACGGGCCGCCACGGTTTTACCGGCAGCTATACACCGACTGGCTTCCCTCCGCAAGACGACAGCGTCCGAGCAACAAATTCCTCCGTGTTTCTGTCCGGGGTGTGGGGCTCTGAAGCGAAAAGGGCTTTGGCTGTGGCTGGTGGT
This window encodes:
- the map2k2a gene encoding dual specificity mitogen-activated protein kinase kinase 2a, whose protein sequence is MAPKRRPVPLNITPIGEGQATSNTIDAASEANLEALQKKLGELDLDEQQRKRLEAFLTQKAQVGELKDEDFDPICELGAGNGGVVNKVRHKPSGLVMARKLIHLEIKPAIRNQIIRELQVLHECNSPYIVGFYGAFYSDGEISICMEHMDGGSLDQVLKEARRIPEEILGKVSIAVLRGLAYLREKHQIMHRDVKPSNILVNSRGEIKLCDFGVSGQLIDSMANSFVGTRSYMSPERLQGTHYSVQSDVWSMGLSLVELAIGRYPIPSPEAKELEAIFGRAVMDGAEGEPHTNMQRPRPPGRPVSGHGMDSRPAMAIFELLDYIVNEPPPKLPLGVFTNDFQDFVTKCLIKNPAERADLKMLMSHTFIKRSEVEEVDFAGWLCKTMGLNQPSTPTRGTE